One genomic region from Candidatus Manganitrophaceae bacterium encodes:
- a CDS encoding diguanylate cyclase: protein MKVKTLIIGNGDYESKQVKRLFDEMGNEAVLAASGRQGMQIASAQHPDLIILDLALHDISAIEVCRWAKLNMLTKKVPIIMLGGKKEIKERIVCIKEGAVDYIGKPVDQLEVKIRFDSFVREKLLSDALKIKEMEYNDLILNVDSLVIFDPVTGLVGKERFQSIIAKELKRASRYKSAFSCLIIDVNQGNKDNDSCGQGVSDVDLKAISEAIKEQVRAVDTLARNGEKGFMLLLTEQDQGTAVMIATAIAERIGKIPSERISTKEKELSVCIGISSMPDQGIKRAQGIIMCAEYALDKAKKTGEGRVQSARMMEVEKNPWPMKRQEGLPKEETSPRQDKTFC, encoded by the coding sequence ATGAAAGTTAAAACACTGATTATTGGAAATGGTGACTACGAATCAAAGCAGGTCAAACGCTTGTTTGATGAGATGGGAAATGAAGCTGTTCTGGCCGCATCCGGTCGCCAGGGGATGCAGATTGCTTCAGCGCAACATCCTGATCTGATCATATTGGATCTGGCTTTGCACGACATCTCAGCCATCGAAGTCTGCAGGTGGGCAAAATTAAACATGCTGACCAAGAAAGTTCCTATTATCATGTTAGGGGGGAAGAAGGAGATCAAAGAGCGGATTGTCTGTATAAAGGAAGGTGCAGTTGATTATATTGGAAAACCCGTTGATCAATTGGAAGTAAAAATCAGGTTCGATTCATTTGTTCGAGAAAAATTACTCAGCGATGCGCTCAAAATTAAAGAGATGGAATATAATGATCTTATTCTAAATGTGGACTCACTTGTCATTTTTGATCCTGTGACCGGACTTGTGGGCAAAGAACGTTTTCAATCGATCATCGCAAAAGAACTAAAGAGGGCGAGTCGCTATAAAAGTGCTTTTTCCTGCCTGATTATCGATGTTAATCAAGGAAATAAAGATAATGATTCATGCGGACAAGGGGTGAGCGACGTAGATTTGAAGGCGATTTCGGAAGCGATTAAAGAGCAGGTGCGGGCTGTAGACACCTTGGCCCGAAACGGGGAAAAAGGGTTTATGCTGCTTCTTACTGAGCAGGATCAAGGAACAGCTGTAATGATTGCGACAGCGATTGCGGAAAGAATCGGAAAGATTCCTTCAGAAAGAATCTCAACAAAAGAGAAAGAACTGTCAGTCTGTATCGGGATCTCCTCAATGCCCGATCAGGGAATCAAGCGGGCTCAAGGGATTATAATGTGCGCCGAGTATGCCCTTGACAAAGCAAAGAAAACGGGTGAAGGAAGGGTTCAATCTGCCCGGATGATGGAAGTCGAAAAGAATCCATGGCCAATGAAACGCCAAGAGGGTCTCCCAAAGGAGGAAACCTCTCCTCGTCAAGATAAGACCTTCTGCTAG
- a CDS encoding IS6 family transposase — translation MLSFKGCHFEKEIILLCTRWYLAYPLSYLHIEEMMEERGVDVDHSTINRWVLKFTPFIEKEFRKKKSPIGLSWRMDETYVSLKGEWRYLYRAVDKAGLTIDFILTAKRDRKAALRFLKKAIKFQKKPSKINIDKSGANKAGIRIYNQENRKRIKIRQCKYLNNIVEQDHHFIKNKIRPMLRFKSFRSASITLGGIETVHMIHKGQMKQRAGQHQTFAQQFYSLAA, via the coding sequence ATGCTGAGTTTTAAAGGATGTCATTTTGAGAAAGAAATTATTTTGTTATGCACCCGGTGGTATCTGGCTTATCCTTTGAGTTATCTTCACATCGAAGAGATGATGGAAGAACGTGGAGTCGATGTGGATCACTCAACCATTAACCGCTGGGTTTTGAAATTCACTCCTTTCATTGAGAAAGAATTTAGAAAGAAGAAGAGCCCCATTGGCCTAAGTTGGCGAATGGATGAGACCTATGTATCCCTCAAAGGGGAATGGAGGTATTTATACCGCGCAGTCGATAAAGCAGGCCTGACGATAGACTTTATCCTCACCGCAAAGCGGGATCGGAAGGCAGCTTTGAGATTTCTAAAGAAAGCGATAAAGTTCCAGAAGAAACCCTCCAAGATCAACATCGACAAGAGCGGGGCCAACAAAGCAGGGATCAGAATATATAATCAGGAGAACCGGAAACGGATAAAGATCAGACAGTGCAAATACCTCAATAATATTGTCGAGCAAGACCACCACTTCATCAAAAATAAAATACGACCCATGCTCCGATTCAAATCATTCCGAAGTGCCAGTATCACCCTAGGGGGTATTGAAACAGTTCATATGATTCACAAGGGCCAGATGAAACAACGGGCCGGGCAACACCAGACCTTCGCCCAACAATTTTACTCATTAGCCGCATAG
- a CDS encoding DUF2155 domain-containing protein, whose translation MKQTPIVVLLFALVILASCNKNEARTELPDTFPPSLSGQNSDRPTPPPLRGGAHTDIPDLSGAKVIIPDMVKGKWKSVKLMLENKKTHEITEHPVNLGEIWNVPGSEIQVKVGVFLPDLIIQGTVFTSVSNELKNPAIHVVITEKGVELFEGWLFSLFPTMHPFEHDNFAITLKDVLAS comes from the coding sequence ATGAAACAAACACCCATCGTCGTTCTTTTGTTCGCTTTGGTCATTCTTGCGTCATGTAACAAGAATGAGGCAAGAACCGAACTTCCTGACACATTTCCCCCATCATTGTCCGGTCAAAACTCAGATCGTCCAACCCCGCCGCCTCTCCGCGGAGGGGCACATACGGACATACCGGACCTAAGCGGGGCAAAAGTGATTATTCCGGACATGGTCAAGGGAAAATGGAAAAGCGTTAAACTTATGCTGGAAAATAAAAAGACCCATGAGATCACAGAACATCCTGTGAACCTCGGAGAAATATGGAATGTTCCCGGTTCAGAGATTCAGGTGAAGGTCGGTGTTTTTCTGCCCGATTTGATTATCCAGGGAACAGTCTTCACTTCGGTTTCCAATGAACTGAAAAATCCCGCGATACACGTGGTCATCACTGAAAAAGGAGTTGAACTCTTTGAGGGCTGGCTCTTCTCACTCTTTCCAACCATGCATCCATTTGAACATGACAATTTTGCCATCACCCTGAAAGATGTCCTCGCCTCATAA